A genomic stretch from Sinorhizobium terangae includes:
- a CDS encoding chemotaxis protein CheW, whose amino-acid sequence MTYAAKNLTTGGRELIAFRVGDQEFCVNIMAVREIRGWTPATPMPHAPSYVLGVINLRGAVLPIVDLSARLGMKPAEPTVRHVIIVAQVKRQMVGLLVDAVSDILTVRDEEIQPTPDISSEFEKSFARGVLAIEGRMICLIELEAVFPRQEEREAA is encoded by the coding sequence ATGACCTATGCCGCGAAAAATCTGACGACTGGCGGACGGGAGCTCATCGCTTTCCGCGTCGGGGATCAGGAATTCTGCGTGAACATTATGGCAGTACGCGAAATTCGCGGCTGGACGCCGGCGACCCCGATGCCGCATGCGCCATCCTATGTGCTCGGCGTGATCAATCTGCGCGGCGCAGTGTTGCCGATCGTCGATCTGTCAGCGCGTCTCGGCATGAAGCCTGCGGAGCCGACCGTTCGGCATGTGATCATCGTTGCCCAGGTAAAGCGCCAAATGGTCGGACTTTTGGTCGATGCCGTATCCGACATCCTGACCGTCAGGGATGAGGAGATCCAGCCGACGCCGGACATTTCGTCGGAATTCGAGAAGAGCTTCGCCCGAGGCGTATTAGCGATCGAAGGCCGGATGATCTGCCTGATCGAACTCGAAGCGGTCTTCCCCCGCCAGGAAGAAAGGGAGGCGGCATGA